Proteins from one Bradyrhizobium roseum genomic window:
- a CDS encoding low molecular weight protein tyrosine phosphatase family protein, with the protein MTNVLFVCSANRLRSPTAEQVFSTWPDIETDSAGISNGADVLLSAEQVEWADIIFVMEKTHRNKLNRKFRSSLKGKRVICLDIPDDYEFMDPALVRILETRVGRLLPPTAPPSARR; encoded by the coding sequence GTGACCAACGTCCTTTTTGTCTGCAGTGCCAATCGCCTCCGCAGTCCTACAGCTGAACAAGTTTTTTCGACTTGGCCGGACATCGAAACCGACTCGGCCGGCATATCTAACGGCGCGGACGTGCTGTTGTCGGCCGAACAGGTCGAGTGGGCCGACATCATCTTCGTCATGGAGAAGACCCACCGCAACAAGCTGAACCGGAAGTTCCGTTCCAGCCTGAAGGGCAAACGGGTCATCTGCCTCGACATTCCCGACGACTATGAATTCATGGATCCGGCGCTTGTCCGGATCCTCGAAACCAGGGTCGGCCGCTTACTGCCTCCAACCGCGCCACCTTCTGCGAGACGTTAG
- the gyrA gene encoding DNA gyrase subunit A, with product MSDPEDNKPGEPPEQPSDIRPVSILDEMKRSYLDYAMSVIVARALPDARDGLKPVHRRILYSMYEQGHTPDKKYVKSARVVGDVIGKYHPHGDQSIYDAMVRMAQDFSMRVPLVDGQGNFGSVDGDPPAAYRYTEARLTRSALEVLGDIDKDTVDFQPNYDNSESEPSVLPAKFPNLLVNGAGGIAVGMATNIPPHNLGEVIDACVALIDDPALAIDDLINIIPGPDFPTGGIILGRQGIRSAYHLGRGSIVMRGKVTIDTIRKDREAIIISEIPYQVNKATMVERIAELVREKKIEGISDLRDESDRDGFRVVIELKREAVADVVLNQLYRFTPLQSNFPANMLALDQGRPQTMNLKDLLTLFVAFREQVITRRTKFLLNKARDRAHILVGLAIAVANIDEIIRVIRTSPDPNTARDTLMSRDWPARDVEAMITLIDDPRHRMSPDGTARLSLEQAKAILELRLARLTALGREEISEELDKLAVEIADYLEILRSRARVQAIVKAELAEVKTKFATPRKTIIMEQEGEVEDEDLIQREDMVVTVSHAGYVKRVPLSTYRAQRRGGKGRAGMQTRDEDFVSRLFVASTHTPVLFFSSRGQVYKEKVWRLPVAAPNARGKALINILPLEQGERITTIMPLPEDESSWGNLDVMFATTGGTVRRNKLSDFVDVRRSGIIAMKLGEGEAIVDVQICTERDDVLLTAAGGQCIRFPVTDVRVFTGRTSMGVRGIALAENDTLISLAILRHVEATSDERSAYFKMRRAVAGEVAAEEPADADGEETTGSLQLSQERYAEMSAQEQVVLTVSVNGYGKRTSSYEYRTTGRGGKGIVAMSVNNRNGKLVASFPVEHADQIMLVTDKGQLIRCPVEDIRIAGRSTQGVIVFDTAEDEHVVSVEHIGDDGENGENGNGG from the coding sequence TTGTCTGACCCTGAAGATAACAAGCCCGGCGAGCCGCCGGAGCAGCCTTCCGACATTCGTCCCGTTTCCATCCTCGACGAGATGAAGCGCTCCTATCTCGATTACGCCATGAGCGTGATCGTCGCGCGGGCGCTGCCGGATGCGCGCGACGGGCTTAAGCCCGTCCATCGCCGCATCCTGTATTCGATGTATGAGCAGGGGCACACGCCGGACAAGAAGTACGTCAAATCCGCCCGCGTCGTCGGTGACGTGATCGGTAAATACCATCCGCACGGCGACCAGTCGATCTACGACGCGATGGTCCGGATGGCGCAGGATTTCTCCATGCGCGTGCCGCTGGTCGACGGCCAGGGTAATTTCGGCTCGGTCGACGGCGATCCACCCGCAGCCTATCGATATACCGAAGCGCGCCTGACCCGATCGGCGCTGGAAGTTCTCGGCGATATCGACAAGGACACCGTCGATTTCCAGCCGAACTACGACAACTCCGAAAGCGAGCCGTCGGTTCTGCCGGCGAAATTCCCGAACCTGCTGGTCAACGGCGCCGGCGGCATCGCGGTCGGCATGGCGACCAACATCCCGCCGCATAACCTCGGCGAGGTCATCGACGCCTGCGTGGCGCTGATCGACGACCCCGCACTCGCCATTGACGACCTTATCAACATCATCCCCGGACCGGATTTTCCGACCGGCGGCATCATCCTCGGACGTCAGGGCATCCGCTCGGCCTACCATCTCGGCCGCGGCTCGATCGTGATGCGCGGCAAGGTGACGATTGACACCATCCGCAAGGATCGCGAAGCGATCATCATCTCCGAAATTCCCTACCAGGTGAACAAGGCCACGATGGTCGAGCGCATCGCCGAACTGGTGCGCGAAAAGAAGATCGAGGGCATCTCCGATCTGCGCGATGAATCCGACCGCGACGGCTTTCGCGTGGTGATCGAGCTGAAGCGCGAAGCGGTGGCGGACGTCGTGCTCAATCAGCTGTACCGTTTCACGCCGCTGCAGAGTAATTTCCCGGCCAATATGCTGGCGCTGGATCAGGGTCGTCCGCAGACGATGAACCTGAAAGACCTGCTGACGCTGTTCGTCGCGTTCCGCGAGCAGGTGATCACGCGTCGCACCAAATTCCTGCTCAACAAGGCCCGTGATCGCGCGCATATTTTGGTCGGCCTTGCGATTGCGGTCGCCAATATCGATGAGATCATTCGCGTGATCCGCACCTCGCCGGACCCGAACACGGCGCGTGACACGTTGATGTCGCGCGACTGGCCGGCACGCGATGTCGAGGCGATGATTACGCTGATCGACGACCCGCGCCACCGCATGTCGCCCGACGGCACGGCGCGGCTGTCGCTGGAGCAGGCCAAGGCCATTCTCGAGTTGCGTTTGGCACGATTGACCGCCCTCGGCCGCGAGGAGATTTCCGAAGAACTCGACAAGCTCGCCGTGGAAATCGCCGACTATCTCGAGATTTTGCGGTCGCGCGCGCGCGTGCAGGCGATCGTCAAGGCCGAACTGGCCGAGGTGAAGACCAAGTTCGCCACCCCGCGCAAGACGATCATCATGGAGCAGGAAGGCGAGGTCGAGGACGAGGACCTGATCCAGCGCGAGGACATGGTGGTCACGGTTTCGCACGCCGGCTACGTCAAGCGCGTGCCGCTGTCGACCTATCGTGCGCAGCGGCGTGGCGGCAAGGGCCGCGCCGGCATGCAGACGCGCGATGAGGATTTTGTCTCCCGCCTGTTCGTGGCTTCGACGCATACGCCGGTGCTGTTCTTCTCCTCGCGCGGCCAGGTCTACAAGGAAAAGGTCTGGCGGCTGCCGGTGGCGGCGCCGAACGCGCGCGGCAAGGCGCTGATCAACATCCTGCCGCTGGAGCAGGGCGAACGCATCACCACGATCATGCCGCTGCCGGAGGACGAATCCTCCTGGGGCAATCTGGACGTGATGTTCGCCACCACCGGCGGCACCGTCCGCCGTAACAAGCTGTCCGACTTCGTCGATGTCCGCCGCTCCGGCATCATCGCCATGAAGCTCGGGGAGGGCGAGGCGATCGTCGACGTCCAGATATGTACCGAGCGCGACGACGTGCTGCTGACGGCGGCCGGCGGCCAGTGCATCCGCTTCCCCGTCACCGACGTGCGCGTCTTCACCGGCCGCACCTCGATGGGCGTGCGCGGCATCGCGCTCGCCGAGAACGACACGCTGATCTCGCTGGCGATTCTGCGCCATGTCGAGGCGACCTCGGACGAACGGTCGGCCTACTTCAAGATGCGCCGCGCCGTCGCCGGCGAGGTGGCCGCGGAAGAACCCGCGGATGCCGACGGCGAGGAGACGACGGGCTCGCTGCAGCTTTCCCAGGAACGCTATGCGGAAATGTCAGCGCAGGAGCAGGTGGTGCTCACCGTCTCCGTCAACGGCTACGGCAAGCGTACCTCGTCCTACGAGTATCGTACCACCGGCCGCGGCGGCAAAGGCATCGTTGCGATGAGCGTCAACAACCGCAACGGCAAGCTGGTGGCCTCGTTCCCCGTCGAGCACGCCGACCAGATCATGCTGGTCACCGACAAGGGCCAGTTGATCCGCTGCCCGGTCGAGGACATCCGCATCGCCGGCCGCTCGACGCAAGGTGTCATCGTGTTCGATACCGCCGAGGACGAGCACGTGGTGTCGGTCGAGCATATCGGCGACGACGGGGAGAATGGCGAGAACGGCAACGGCGGCTAG
- a CDS encoding DUF2306 domain-containing protein: MSLAPLLGASGTIPLHAFAAIAAFVLGIVQFAAPKGTLPHRTIGWIWVLLMFAVAISSFWIHEIRLVGPFSPIHLLSIFAPVMLVLAVLHARRHNVSAHKKAMASIFFGALVVAGLFTFLPGRVMHAVVFGP, encoded by the coding sequence ATGAGCCTCGCGCCGCTGCTGGGGGCCTCCGGGACGATCCCGCTGCATGCCTTCGCGGCCATCGCGGCATTCGTGCTGGGTATCGTGCAGTTCGCGGCGCCCAAGGGGACGCTGCCGCACCGGACCATCGGCTGGATCTGGGTGCTGCTGATGTTTGCCGTCGCGATCAGCTCGTTCTGGATCCATGAGATCCGCCTGGTCGGGCCGTTCAGCCCGATCCACCTGCTCTCGATCTTCGCGCCCGTCATGCTGGTGCTCGCCGTCCTGCACGCCCGCAGGCACAATGTCAGCGCGCACAAGAAGGCGATGGCCTCGATCTTCTTCGGTGCGCTCGTCGTCGCCGGCCTGTTCACCTTCCTGCCGGGGCGGGTCATGCATGCGGTGGTTTTCGGCCCGTAA
- a CDS encoding alpha/beta hydrolase: MVSFNFILVAGPLVRASSWEPAAGALRAAGCHVQVPDVLAHHPSPPSWGAWNSRLLEQVSRDPDPIVVGHSSASALVADLATRLPARAVIIVDGDVPPPKGAAFPVRPALHDFIKGLAAADGMLPIWSEWFAADKGRASLVGIDVMARDAAAFARFEDGLPRMHIGWFDEAIELADWDHIPAGFIQTSAIYDHAIAEAQRRGWSVVNLHGTHLHPTLQPEETANAILAMSRQLVTGANPAVDASPAFFVRPKLQDEAS; encoded by the coding sequence TTGGTATCCTTCAATTTCATTCTCGTGGCGGGACCGCTGGTCCGGGCGTCAAGCTGGGAGCCTGCGGCCGGCGCCTTGCGGGCGGCGGGATGCCATGTCCAGGTGCCGGACGTATTGGCCCATCATCCTTCGCCGCCTTCCTGGGGCGCCTGGAATTCTCGACTTCTGGAGCAGGTGAGCCGGGATCCCGATCCGATCGTGGTGGGTCATAGTTCGGCGAGCGCGCTGGTTGCCGATCTGGCGACCAGGCTGCCTGCGCGGGCGGTCATCATCGTGGATGGCGACGTGCCTCCGCCGAAAGGCGCAGCGTTCCCGGTCAGGCCGGCCCTGCACGATTTCATCAAGGGCCTCGCCGCCGCCGACGGCATGCTTCCGATTTGGTCCGAATGGTTTGCGGCCGACAAGGGGCGCGCGTCGCTCGTCGGGATCGACGTGATGGCGCGCGATGCCGCAGCGTTCGCGCGGTTTGAAGATGGACTTCCGCGCATGCACATCGGCTGGTTCGACGAGGCGATCGAACTCGCCGATTGGGATCATATCCCCGCCGGCTTCATCCAGACTTCAGCAATCTACGATCACGCCATCGCGGAGGCGCAACGGCGCGGCTGGTCGGTCGTAAACCTGCACGGTACGCATTTGCATCCAACGCTGCAGCCGGAAGAGACGGCGAATGCCATTCTCGCCATGTCGCGCCAGCTTGTGACCGGCGCCAACCCGGCCGTTGACGCGTCGCCTGCCTTCTTCGTCCGTCCCAAGCTTCAGGACGAGGCATCGTAG
- a CDS encoding chromate resistance protein ChrB domain-containing protein, giving the protein MSSYNTISSDKLSRLIGTARAPTLIDVRIDEDFAADPRLIPGAMRRSYLDVQEWAPQLAGQSPVVVICQKGKKLSEGAAAWLRQSGIAAEALEGGHLGWTETQRPAVPADKIPRRDGRGRTVWVTRARPKIDRIACPWLIRRFIDPAAVFLFVAPSEVEAVADRFGATPFDIENVFWSHRGELCTFDVMIQEFGLSAPPLERLATMVRAADTARLDLSPEAPGLLAASLGLSRMFDDDLEQLSAGMLLYDAFYRWCRDATGETHNWPTSKGR; this is encoded by the coding sequence ATGTCTTCCTATAACACCATCTCATCCGACAAACTCTCCCGTCTGATTGGCACCGCCAGGGCGCCGACCCTGATCGATGTGCGCATCGATGAAGATTTCGCCGCCGACCCGCGCCTGATCCCCGGCGCCATGCGGCGCTCCTACCTTGATGTGCAGGAATGGGCGCCACAGCTTGCCGGACAGTCGCCGGTCGTCGTCATCTGCCAGAAAGGGAAGAAGCTCAGTGAAGGCGCCGCGGCGTGGCTGCGCCAGTCCGGCATTGCCGCCGAAGCGCTCGAAGGTGGACATCTCGGCTGGACCGAGACGCAGAGGCCGGCCGTTCCCGCCGACAAGATCCCCAGGCGTGACGGCCGTGGCCGCACCGTCTGGGTGACGCGTGCACGGCCCAAGATTGACCGCATCGCCTGCCCCTGGCTGATTCGCCGCTTCATCGATCCCGCGGCGGTCTTTCTCTTCGTTGCGCCCTCGGAAGTGGAGGCCGTGGCCGACCGCTTCGGTGCCACCCCGTTCGATATCGAGAACGTGTTCTGGAGCCATCGCGGAGAACTCTGTACCTTCGATGTGATGATCCAGGAATTCGGCCTCTCGGCCCCGCCACTAGAAAGGCTGGCGACGATGGTTCGCGCGGCCGATACGGCGCGGCTCGACCTTTCGCCGGAGGCACCCGGGCTGCTCGCCGCCTCACTCGGTCTTTCGCGCATGTTTGACGACGACCTAGAACAACTCAGCGCCGGAATGCTGCTCTATGATGCGTTCTATCGCTGGTGCCGGGACGCTACGGGCGAGACGCACAACTGGCCGACCAGCAAGGGGAGGTGA
- the chrA gene encoding chromate efflux transporter, whose protein sequence is MTDLTANTKPKPEMYTHGVSFNEAFIVWLRVAILSFGGPAGQIAVMHRIIVEEKKWISEGRFLHALNYCMLLPGPEAQQLATYIGWLLHRTAGGLMAGGLFVLPGVIAIMALSYVYAAYGNVGFIEALFFGLKAAVLAIVVQAVVRVGKRALRNWVMISIAAAAFVGIFFFAVPFPVIIIAAGIIGFAGARIGRSEFAAIGHGGSANAAVIDSMLGDAMPEHVKPNSARTLRVTVVWLALWLVPVAGLLIGLGPNHVFSQIAIFFSKMAMVTFGGAYAVLAYVAQQAADYYHWVTPREMLDGLGMAETTPGPLIMVVQFVGFMAAFRDASGLPPMLAATLGGLLATWVTFAPCFLWIFAGAPYIETMRGNKALAGALSAITAAVVGVILNLSIWFALHTLFRQTFEVRRFGFAFDAPVLSSVDTPALFLAIAAAIAVFRFKVGMLAVLAASCVAGIALRLTGVI, encoded by the coding sequence ATGACCGACCTCACCGCGAATACAAAGCCCAAGCCGGAAATGTACACGCACGGCGTTTCCTTCAACGAGGCATTTATCGTCTGGCTCCGCGTCGCGATCCTCAGCTTCGGCGGGCCGGCCGGGCAGATTGCCGTGATGCACCGGATCATCGTCGAGGAGAAAAAGTGGATTTCGGAGGGCCGCTTCCTGCATGCGCTGAACTACTGCATGCTGTTACCTGGGCCCGAGGCACAGCAGCTTGCGACCTATATCGGCTGGTTGCTGCATCGCACCGCCGGCGGTCTGATGGCGGGCGGGCTCTTTGTCCTGCCCGGCGTCATCGCCATCATGGCGCTCAGCTACGTCTACGCGGCCTACGGCAATGTCGGCTTCATCGAGGCGCTGTTCTTCGGCCTGAAGGCCGCCGTGCTTGCCATCGTCGTTCAAGCGGTGGTGCGGGTCGGCAAGCGCGCGCTGCGCAACTGGGTCATGATTTCGATCGCGGCCGCGGCTTTCGTGGGGATATTCTTCTTTGCCGTACCGTTCCCGGTCATCATCATCGCCGCCGGCATCATCGGCTTTGCCGGAGCGAGGATCGGCCGGTCGGAATTCGCCGCCATCGGGCACGGCGGCAGCGCAAACGCCGCCGTCATCGACAGCATGCTCGGAGATGCGATGCCCGAACATGTGAAGCCCAACTCCGCCCGGACGTTGCGTGTGACCGTGGTCTGGCTGGCGCTGTGGCTCGTGCCGGTTGCCGGGCTCCTGATCGGTCTCGGACCGAACCATGTCTTCAGCCAGATCGCCATCTTCTTCAGCAAGATGGCGATGGTGACGTTCGGCGGCGCCTATGCGGTTCTGGCCTACGTCGCGCAGCAGGCGGCGGACTATTACCACTGGGTAACGCCGCGCGAGATGCTGGACGGGCTGGGCATGGCGGAGACGACGCCGGGCCCCCTGATCATGGTGGTTCAGTTCGTGGGGTTCATGGCTGCGTTTCGTGATGCGAGCGGGCTGCCGCCAATGCTGGCTGCGACGCTTGGCGGATTGCTCGCCACCTGGGTGACATTCGCACCGTGCTTCCTGTGGATCTTCGCCGGCGCGCCCTACATCGAGACGATGCGCGGCAACAAGGCGCTTGCCGGGGCATTGTCGGCGATCACGGCGGCGGTGGTCGGCGTGATCCTCAATTTGTCGATATGGTTCGCGCTGCACACGCTGTTCCGGCAAACCTTTGAGGTGAGACGCTTTGGCTTCGCCTTCGACGCGCCGGTCCTGTCGAGTGTCGACACACCGGCGCTATTCCTGGCCATCGCAGCCGCCATCGCCGTGTTCCGTTTCAAGGTGGGCATGCTGGCGGTGCTCGCGGCGTCCTGTGTCGCGGGCATCGCGTTGCGCCTGACCGGCGTTATTTGA